One window of Camelina sativa cultivar DH55 chromosome 4, Cs, whole genome shotgun sequence genomic DNA carries:
- the LOC109132540 gene encoding putative nuclease HARBI1 — MDGTHVCVKVKHELQGMYWNRHDNVSLNIMAICDLNMLFTYIWNGAPGSCHDTPVLQMAQQSDTEFPLPPSDKYYLVDSGYPNRQGFLAPYRSSRNRVVRYHMSQFHSGPPPRNKHELFNQCHASLRSVIERTFGAWKKKWRILSDFSRYNFQIQKRVVMATVGLHNFIRISNFSDADFVDVLTETNNNQNFEHV, encoded by the coding sequence ATGGATGGGACTCATGTGTGCGTCAAAGTAAAGCATGAGTTACAAGGAATGTATTGGAATCGACACGATAATGTATCATTGAACATCATGGcaatatgtgatttgaatatGTTATTCACATATATCTGGAATGGAGCACCAGGATCATGCCACGATACACCTGTTCTGCAAATGGCACAACAAAGTGATACCGAGTTTCCTTTGCCTCCATCAGATAAGTATTATCTCGTTGATTCTGGTTATCCAAACAGACAAGGATTTCTTGCTCCTTATAGATCATCACGAAATCGAGTTGTGAGATATCATATGTCCCAGTTTCATTCTGGTCCTCCTCCAAGGAATAAACATGAATTGTTCAACCAATGTCATGCATCTTTACGTTCTGTTATTGAAAGAACGTTTGGAGCTTGGAAAAAGAAGTGGAGGATACTTTCtgatttttcaagatataattttcaaattcagAAAAGAGTGGTAATGGCTACAGTGGGACTACATAATTTCATCAGGATTTCAAATTTCTCGGATGCAGATTTCGTAGATGTACTGACTGAGACgaacaacaaccaaaattttgagCATGTATAG